The Dyella sp. 2HG41-7 sequence GGTTGCTCGATGGGCGGCATGAGCGCGCTGGCTTACATGGTGCTGCACCCCGGCAGCGTGCGCACGCACATCAGCGTGGATACGGCGCCGCAAGCGCAACCGTTCGCCATCGCCATCCGCTCGCTGCAACGCGAAGCGATCCGGCTCGATCCGCAGTGGAACGAAGGCCTGTATGACGACTCGCGATATCCCGACATCGGCATGAGCATCGCGCGCAAGCTTGGTGTGATTACGTATCGCTCCGCCATGGAATGGAACGGTCGCTTTGCGCGCATTCGGCTCGATCCGGAGCAACGCGAAGATCAACCGTTCGGCTTCGAGTTTCAGGTCGAGTCGTATCTCGAAGGTCACGCGCGCCGCTTTGTCCGCACCTTCGATCCCAACAGCTATCTCTACCTTTCTCGCGCCAGCGACTGGTTCGATATTTCCGAATACGGCGACGGCCATGTGATGGAAGGCTTGAAGCGCATCCATATCGAGCACGCGTTGGTGATCGGCGTCAGCACGGACATTCTGTTTCCGCTGGAGCAGCAGGAACAAATTGCCGAAGGCCTGGAAGCCGCCGGCGCGAACGTCGAATTCGTCGCGTTGGATTCACCGCAGGGTCACGACGCATTTCTGGTCGACATCGAAAACTACAGTCGCGCCATCGGCGGATTTTTGCAGCGGCTTTGAGGCGCGCATAAGTCGATGCAGCGGGGTCGGACTAGGCTCGGCCCGGTCTGACGGGGCCGCCCAAGCCGTTGAATCATCTGCTAAAATCGCACAGATACAGGCAGGGATCAGAGTGCCCCCTTCGCCACTGCTACACTGTCACACGAATTCCGATTTTCGAGATACCCATGCTGACCATGGACTTCCCCGGTTGCGACAAGTTGATCAACGCCATTGATATGGCCGTCGCCAAGGGCGCTACGCCCGCGATTACCGACAGTTTGCGCAACAGCTTGTGCAAATTGATCCAGAGCAAGGAAATCGCCTTGCCGTCTTGCGTGTTCGAAACCGCCGAGGATCGCTACGCCCGTCGCGAGCTGTACCACAGCGACGAATACGGCTATTGCGTGGTCGCCATGACCTGGGGGCCCGGTCAAGGCACGCCTATTCACGACCACTGCGGTATGTGGTGTGTGGAAGGCGTCTGGAGCGGTGCGCTGGAAGTAGTGCAATACGAGCGCCTGCCCGACGGCAGCGACGGCCTGTGGTGCTTCCAGCCCGTGGGTTCGATTCAGGCCGGCCCGGGTTCCGCCGGCAGCCTGATTCCGCCGCACGAGTACCACACTATCCGCAACCCCAGCGACGACACCGTCGCGGTGAGCCTGCATGTCTACTCCGGCAACATGACCCATTGCGCCGTATTCCAGCCCAAGGGCGATCAGCACCACTACGAACGCCTGGATCGCAAATTAAGTCTCGACCCGGTCAATTGAACCCGGCATAATAGGCGTTCGTTCTTTGCCGGTGTGGCGGAATGGTAGACGCGGTGGACTCAAAATCCACTGGCAGCGATGTCGTGTAGGTTCGAGTCCTATCACCGGTACCAAAGAATGAGCAGTACAAAAAAAGCCCCTCAAAGGGGCTTTTTTTATGGCTGTGTCTCGCGGATGCGCGTCAGCTTTCTTCGTGCCCGTCTTTGACGAACATCTGCCCATCCTGCGCGAAATGGATCACCGACCGCCGCTTGGCGCGAAGATGGCGCGCCGTCTCTACCGACGTGGCGAGCGCGGGCGCCATTTCCGCGATATCCAGCGTGCGATTGCCGCGACGACGCTGCTTGCCCGAGAAACGGATGCGGTTGTATTGCGACCACGATCCGATCGACAGCGCGCATATCACCGCTACGGTCACGATCATGCTGAGATTGTTCGCCGCGTGCAGCGGATGGATCAATCCCAGCTGCTTGTACATATCGCCTAGGCCAAGCAGCCAGGCGATCAAGGTCAGCACCGGCAACCACAACGACACCCACATCGTCCACGCCACGATGGTGATGATGGCGAAAAACGTGCGATGCAGCGTGGGCTGTCGCTCGGGTCGATTGATAACGAGTTCGGCTTTCATCGTATCCCCCTGTCAGGACTGGTCCAAACCGCCAACGTGCCTTTGCGTTTGAGAAGAGCCTTGGGCAGCGCGACGATCGACGTCACCGTGGTCAACATCCAATAAGCCAACGGATACCAAATCATCCAGTAGTAGTTGCGACCGACGCCCGCTTCGTAACGTCGGTCGATCAGCAAACTCACAAGGAATTGCAGCAAACAGATCATGCCGAGCACGACGCCGTTCCATCCCGGAAACAGCGCCGGAACCTGCAACGACGGCGGTAGTGAGATCACGTGACCGAGCACCCACAGCACGGCGATGGTGGCGAGATCGAATGACCACGTCACGCTCACGAGGTATTCGAGCGCAACCATCCACATGCGGCGTTGCTTCCAACGCAGCAGCTTCAGGCCGTAGCGCAGCAACACTTCCGAACCGCCTTGCGCCCAGCGCAAACGTTGCTTCCACAAGCCGACCAAGGTTTCCGGCATCAAAATCCAGCACAGCGCATTGGGCTCGTAACGAATTTCCCAATGACGCATCTGCAAGCGCCAGCTCACATCGATGTCTTCGGTCACCATATCGGTGTTCCAGTAACCGACATCGTGCAACGCAACCTTGCGGAACGCGGCAATCACGCCGGAGACGGTAAAAATGCGGCCGTAGACGCGTTGCGCGCGCTTGATCAAACCGATGATCGACGAGAACTCGCCCACCTGCAGCTTGCCCAGCAAGGTGGAACGATTGCGGATACGCGGATTGCCGGTCACCGCGCCAACGCGCGGGCTATCGAGCAAATGCATCATCAGCCAATGCGTGGCATACGGATCGAGCAGCGCATCGCCGTCGATGCATACGAGGTATTCGCCTTTCGAGGCGAGCGCCGCCGCACGCAAACCCATCGCTTTGCCGCGATTGCTCGCAAGGTGCACCACGCGGAGTTCGGGATACTCCTTCATCAACTCGTCGAGCTTTTCCGCGGTGTCGTCGGTCGAACCGTCGTTGACGGCGATGATCTCGAAACACGGATACGTTTGCTTCGCCAGATACGCAATCGTTTCGCGAACCTGCGCGCCTTCGTTGTGGCAAGGAACGACCAGCGACACCAGCGGATACGACGACAGCTTCGGCGGCTTGACGCGCGAGGGTTCCTTCCGTTCCCAGCGGAAGAAATATATCAGGCCACCGCTCATCCAAATCAGCGACATCACCAACGGATAGAAGAAGGCGAACCCGAGTAGCGTTTGGAGCGTATG is a genomic window containing:
- a CDS encoding homoserine O-acetyltransferase codes for the protein MSDARRYFQLPSPFAMKRGGALHGAHVAYETWGTLNAARDNAVLILTGLSPSAHAASNAEDPSPGWWEGMLGPDKAIDTTRWFVICMNSLGSDKGSTCPASIDPATGEPYRLNFPDLSLEDVAHAAHALVAHLGIDKLGCLIGCSMGGMSALAYMVLHPGSVRTHISVDTAPQAQPFAIAIRSLQREAIRLDPQWNEGLYDDSRYPDIGMSIARKLGVITYRSAMEWNGRFARIRLDPEQREDQPFGFEFQVESYLEGHARRFVRTFDPNSYLYLSRASDWFDISEYGDGHVMEGLKRIHIEHALVIGVSTDILFPLEQQEQIAEGLEAAGANVEFVALDSPQGHDAFLVDIENYSRAIGGFLQRL
- a CDS encoding cysteine dioxygenase family protein, with the translated sequence MLTMDFPGCDKLINAIDMAVAKGATPAITDSLRNSLCKLIQSKEIALPSCVFETAEDRYARRELYHSDEYGYCVVAMTWGPGQGTPIHDHCGMWCVEGVWSGALEVVQYERLPDGSDGLWCFQPVGSIQAGPGSAGSLIPPHEYHTIRNPSDDTVAVSLHVYSGNMTHCAVFQPKGDQHHYERLDRKLSLDPVN
- the pgaD gene encoding poly-beta-1,6-N-acetyl-D-glucosamine biosynthesis protein PgaD, whose translation is MKAELVINRPERQPTLHRTFFAIITIVAWTMWVSLWLPVLTLIAWLLGLGDMYKQLGLIHPLHAANNLSMIVTVAVICALSIGSWSQYNRIRFSGKQRRRGNRTLDIAEMAPALATSVETARHLRAKRRSVIHFAQDGQMFVKDGHEES
- the pgaC gene encoding poly-beta-1,6-N-acetyl-D-glucosamine synthase, with the translated sequence MFAHTLQTLLGFAFFYPLVMSLIWMSGGLIYFFRWERKEPSRVKPPKLSSYPLVSLVVPCHNEGAQVRETIAYLAKQTYPCFEIIAVNDGSTDDTAEKLDELMKEYPELRVVHLASNRGKAMGLRAAALASKGEYLVCIDGDALLDPYATHWLMMHLLDSPRVGAVTGNPRIRNRSTLLGKLQVGEFSSIIGLIKRAQRVYGRIFTVSGVIAAFRKVALHDVGYWNTDMVTEDIDVSWRLQMRHWEIRYEPNALCWILMPETLVGLWKQRLRWAQGGSEVLLRYGLKLLRWKQRRMWMVALEYLVSVTWSFDLATIAVLWVLGHVISLPPSLQVPALFPGWNGVVLGMICLLQFLVSLLIDRRYEAGVGRNYYWMIWYPLAYWMLTTVTSIVALPKALLKRKGTLAVWTSPDRGIR